The following nucleotide sequence is from Scyliorhinus torazame isolate Kashiwa2021f chromosome 4, sScyTor2.1, whole genome shotgun sequence.
gtagagggacctttactctgtatctaaccccgtgctgtacctgtcctgggagtgtttgatcgggacagtgtagagggacctttactctgtatctaacactgtgctgtacctgtcctgggagtgtttgatggggacagtgtagagggagctttactctgtatctaaccccgtgctgtacctgtcctgggagtgtttgatggggacagtgtagagggagctttactctgtgtctaaccccgtgctgtacctgtcctgggagtgtttgatggggacagtgtagaggaagctttactctgtatctaaccccgtgctgtacctgtcctgggagtgtttgatggggacagtgcagagggagctttactctgtatctaaccccgtgctgtccctgtcctgggagtgtttgatggagacagtgtagagggagttttactctgtacctaaccccgtgctgtacctgtcctgggagtgtttgatggggacagtgtagagggagctttactctgtatctaaccccgtgctgtacccgtcctgggagtgttcgatggggacgctATTGAAGAAATATCTGTTTTTACTGTTGTAGGGAGGCTGATGGTGACCTTCGACCTCTGCCACAGCAGAGTGTTGACACTGGGATGGGATTGGAGCGACTGGTTTCTGTCCTGCAAGGCAAAGAATCGAATTATGACACTGACCTCTTCACCCCCATCCTGGACGCCATTCACAGGGTATGAACTGGAGCTGACGCTCCAATCAGATTGGTGGGAGGGCCGTATGTAGGGTGGGGAAGGAGGATTCCAGGGGTTGGgagcatttttaaaattctttttcgggatgtgggagtcactggttaggccagcatttattgcccatccctaattccccttcagaaggtgggggtgagctggattcttgaatcgctgcagtccttgaggtgtaggtgcacctactgtgctgttagggagggagttcaggttattgccccagcgacagtgaaggagcggcgatatatttccaagtcggggtggtgagtgacttggaggcgtgcctccaggtggtggggtttccaggtatctgctgcccttgtccctctaggtggtagtggccgtgggtttggaaggtgctgtctgaggaaccttggtgaggtcctgcagtgcatcttgtagatggtacacacggctgccactgtgtgttggtggtggagggtttgaatgtttgtgggataAGGAGCAATCAAGCAactgttttgttctggatggtgtcgagcttcttgagtgttgttggagctgcactcaccaggcaagtggagagtattccatcacactcctgacttgtgccttgtagatggtggacaagctttgggaggtcaggaggtgagttactcgctgtaggattcccagcctttgacctaatTGATAGcctgggttgttgggggggggggtggggggtggggggggggggggggggtggggagaatgtttGCCCAggtccgggggtggtgggggggggggggggtgcgggtattCTGGGCTGAGGGTAACTGAGTTCCCAGACCACCCTCGGGAGTAACGCTGAGTGACGCTGGTGAGTGAGGAGGTTTATTTGTGtttaatttatttatttgtttggaTGTTTCTCCAGGGATCCAGCGCCCCTCAGTACCGAGGATTGGTGGGAGTGATGGACGCTGACTCTGTGGACATGGCCTATCGCGTGCTTGCTGATCACATCCGGACTCTGACTGTTTGCATTGCTGACGGCCTCTATCCTGGAATGACAGGAGCTCAGTGAGTCCCCGGAATTTAAACCGCAGAGAGTGGAGCTaatatagaatagaatttacagtgcagaaggaggccattcggcccatcgagtctgcaccggctcttggaaagagcacccgacccaaggtccagacctccacccgatccccataacccagtaacctcacccaacactaagggcaattttggacactaagggcaatttatcacggtcaatccacttaacctgcacatctttggactgtgggaggaaaccggagcacccggaggaaacccacgcagacacggagagaacgtgcagactccgcacagacagtgacccaagccgggctcgaacctgggaccctggagctctgaagcaattgtgctatccacaatgctaccgtgctgccctcaaccaaTATGCCCAatatgacagtgtgagggaggcgaCAGGCTCTGGAGAGAGGCTACAAGATTTGGGAAAAGTGAGCAGTTGTCTGGGAGAATGAGGCTATAAGGGGAGAGGCAGGAGaaggggaaatcgctgggtgagtacaggtgagggggaaatcgctgggtgagtacaggtgacggggaaatcgctgggtgagtacaggtgagggggaaatcgctgggtgagtacaggtgagggggaaatcgctgggtgagtacaggtgacggggaaatcgctgggtgagtacaggtgagggggaaatcgctgggtgagtacaggtgagggggaaatcgctggggaaGTACAGGTGacggggaaatcgctgggtgagtacaggtgagggggaaatcactGGGAAAGTacgggtgagggggaaatcgctgggtgagtacaggtgggggggaaatcgctgggtgagtacaggtgagggggaaatcgctgggtgagtacaggtgagggggaaatcgctgggtgagtacaggtgagggggaaatcgctgggtgagtacaggtgggggggaaatcgctgggtgagtacaggtgagggggaaatcgctgggaaagtacaggtgagggggaaatcgctgggtgagtacaggtgaggagGAAATCGCTGGGAaaatacaggtgagggggaaatcgctgggtgactACAGGTGacggggaaatcgctgggtgagtacaggtgagggggaaatcgctgggtgagtacaggtgagggggaaatcgctgggaaaatacaggtgagggggaaatcgctgggaaagtacaggtgagggggaaatcgctgggtgagtacaggtgagggggaaatcgctgggtgagtacaggtgagggggaaatcgctgggtgagtacaggtgagggggaaatcgctggggaagtacaggtgagggggaaatcgctgggtgagtacaggtgagggggaaatcgctgggtgagtacaggtgagggggaaatcgctgggtgagtacaggtgagggggaaatcgctgggaaaatacaggtgagggggaaatcgctggggaaGTACAGGTGaaggggaaatcgctgggtgagtacaggtgacgGGGAAATCGCTGGGCGAGTACAGGTGACGGGGAAATCGCTGGgcgagtacaggtgagggggaaatcgctgggaaaatacaggtgagggggaaatcgctgggtgagtacaggtgagggggaaatcgctgggtgagtacaggtgagggggaaatcgctgggtgagtacaggtgagggggaaatcgctgggtgagtacaggtgagggggaaatcgctgggtgagtacaggtgagggggaaatcgctggatgagtacaggtgagggggaaatcgctgggaaagttcaggtgagggggaaatcgctgggaaagtacaggtgagggggaaatcgctgggtgagtacaggtgacgGGGAAATCGCTGGgcgagtacaggtgagggggaaatcgctgggcgagtacaggtgagggggaaatcgctgggaaaatacaggtgagggggaaatcgctgggtgagtacaggtgagggggaaatcgctgggtgagtacaggtgagggggaaatcgctgggtgagtacaggtgagggggaaatcgctgggcgagtacaggtgagggggaaatcgctgggaaaatacaggtgagggggaaatcgctgggtgagtacaggtgagggggaaatcgctgggtgagtacaggtgagggggaaatcgctgggtgagtacaggtgagggggaaatcgctgggtgagtacaggtgagggggaaatcgctgggtgagtacaggtgagggggaaatcgctgggtgagtacaggtgagggggaaatcgctgggtgagtacaggtgagggggaaatcgctgggaaagttcaggtgagggggaaatcgctgggaaagtacaggtgagggggaaatcgctgggtgagtacaggtgagggggaatcgctgggtgagtacaggtgagggggaaatcgctggggaaGTACagatgagggggaaatcgctgggtgagtacaggtgagggggaaatcgctggggaagtacaggtgagggggaaatcgctgggtgagtacaggtgagggggaaatcgctgggtgagtacaggtgagggggaaatcgctggatgagcacaggtgagggggaaatcgctgggtgagcacaggtgagggggaaatcgctgggtgagtacaggtgagggggaaatcgctgggtgagtacaggtgagggggaaatcgctgggtgagtaaaggtgagggggaaatcgctgggtgagtacaggtgaaggggaaatcgctgggaaagtacaggtgagggggaaatcgctgggtgagtacaggtgagggggaaatcgctgggtgagtacaggtgagggggaaatcgctggatgagcacaggtgagggggaaatcgctgggtgagcaCAGgtaagggggaaatcgctgggtgagcacaggtgagggggaaatcgctgggtgagtacaggtgagggggaaatcgctgggtgagtacaggtgagggggaaatcgctgggtgagtacaggtgagggggaaatcgctgggaaagtacaggtgagggggaaatcgctgggtgagtacaggtgagggggaaatcgctgggtgagtacaggtgagggggaaatcgctgggtgagtacaggtgagggggaaatcgctgggtgagtacaggtgagggggaaatcgctgggtgagtacaggtgagggggaaatcgctgggtgagtacaggtgagggggaaatcgctgggtgagtacaggtgagggggaaatcgctgggtgagtacaggtgagggggaaatcgctgggtgagtacaggtgagggggaaatcgctgggtgagtacaggtgagggggaaatcgctgggtgagtacaggtgagggggaaatcgctgggtgagtacaggtgagggggaaatcgctgggtgagtacaggtgagggggaaatcgctgggtgagtacaggtgagggggaaatcgctgggtgagtacaggtgagggggaaatcgctgggtgattacaggtgagggggaaatcgctgggaaagtacaggtgagggggaaatcgctgggtgagtacaggtgagggggaaatcgctgggtgagtacaggtgagggggaaatcgctgggtgagtacaggtgagggggaaatcgctgggagaatacaggtgagggggaaatcgctgggaaagtacaggtgagggggaaatcgctgggtgagtacaggtgagggggaaatcgctgggaaaatacaggtgagggggaaatcgctgggtgagtacaggtgagggggaaatcgctgggtgagaacaggtgagggggaaatcgctgggaaagtacaggtgagggggaaatcgctgggtgagtacaggtgagggggaaatcgctggggaagtacaggtgagggggaaatcgctgggtgagtacaggtgagggggaaatcgctgggtgagtacaggtgagggggaaatcgctgggtgagtacaggtgagggggaaatcgctgggtgagtacaggtgagggggaaatcgctgggtgagtacaggtgagggggaaatcgctgggtgagtacaggtgagggggaaatcgctgggtgagtacaggtgagggggaaatcgctgggtgagtacaggtgagggggaaatcgctgggtgagtacaggtgagggggaaatcgctgggacaGTACAGGTGAGgaggaaatcgctgggtgagtacaggtgagggggaaatcgctgggtgagtacaggtgagggggaaatcgctgggaaagTACAGGTGAAGGGGAAATCGCTGGgagagtacaggtgagggggaaatcgctgggtgagtacaggtgagggggaaatcgctgggtgagtacaggtgagggggaaatcgctgggtgagtacaggtgagggggaaatcgctgggaaagtacaggtgagggggaaatcgctgggaaagtacaggtgagggggaaatcgctgggtgagtacaggtgagggggaaatcgctgggtgagtacaggtgacgGGGAAATCACTGGGTGAGTACAGGtgctggggaaatcgctgggtgagtacaggtgagggggaaatcgctgggtgagtacaggtgagggggaaatcgctgggtgagtacaggtgagggggaaatcgctgggtgagtacaggtgaaggggaaatcgctgggtgagtacaggtgagggggaaatcgctggctgagtacaggtgagggggaaatcgctgggtgagtacaggtgagggggaaatcgctgggtgagtacaggtgagggggaaatcgctgggacagtacaggtgagggggaaatcgctgggtgagtacaggtgagggggaaatcgctgggtgagtacaggtgagggggaaatcgctggggaagtacaggtgagggggaaatcgctgggtgagtacaggtgagggggaaatcgctgggtgagtacaggtgagggggaaatcgctgggtgagtacaggtgagggggaaatcgctgggtgagtacaggtgagggggaaatcgctgggtgagtacaggtgagggggaaatcgctgggtgagtacaggtgacgGGGATATCGCTGggaaagtacaggtgagggggaaatcgctgggacagtacaggtgagggggaaatcgctgggtgagtacaggtgagggggaaatcgctgggaaagtacaggtgaaggggaaatcgctgggtgagtacaggtgagggggaaatcgctgggggaAGTACAGGTGacggggaaatcgctgggtgagtacaggtgacggggaaatcgctgggtgagtacaggtgaggggcaAATCGCTGggaaagtacaggtgagggggaaatcgctgggaaagtacaggtgagggggaaatcgctgggtgagtacaggtgagggggaaatcgctgggaaagtacaggtgagggggaaatcgctgggaaagTACAGGTGACGGGGATATCGCTGggaaagtacaggtgagggggaaatcgctgggaaagtacaggtgagggggaaatcgctgggtgagtacaggtgagggggaaatcgctgggtgagtacaggtgacggggaaatcgctgggtgagtacaggtgacgGGGAAATCGCTGGGGAAGTACAGGTGAGGAGGAAATCGCTGggaaagtacaggtgagggggaaatcgctgggtgagtacaggtgagggggaaatcgctggggaagtacaggtgagggggaaatcgctgggtgagtacaggtgaaggggaaatcgctgggtgagtacaggtgaaggggaaatcgctgggaaagtacaggtgagggggaaatcgctgggtgagtacaggtgagggggaaatcgctgggaaagtacaggtgagggggaaatcgctcggaaagtacaggtgagggggaaatcgctgggtgagtacaggtgagggggaaatcgctgggtgagtacaggtgagggggaaatcgctgggtgagtacaggtgagggggaaatcgctgggaaagtacaggtgagggggaaatcgctgggtgagtacaggtgagggggaaatcgctgggtgagtacaggtgagggggaaatcgctgggtgagtacaggtgagggggaaatcgctgggtgagtacaggtgagggggaaatcgctgggtgagtacaggtgagggggaaatcgctgggtgagtacaggtgagggggaaatcgctgggtgagtacaggtgagggggaaatcgctgggaaagtacaggtgagggggaaatcgctgggtgagtacaggtgagggggaaatcgctgggtgagtacaggtgagggggaaatcgctgggtgagtacaggtgagggggaaatcgctgggtgagtacaggtgagggggaaatcgctgggaaagtacaggtgaggggggaaatcgctgggaaagtacaggtgagggggaaatcgctgggtgagtacaggtgagggggaaatcgctgggacagtacaggtgagggggaaatcgctgggaaagtacaggtgagggggaaatcgctgggtgagtacaggtgggggggaaatcgctgggtgagtacaggtgagggggaaatcgctgggtgagtacaggtgagggggaaatcgctgggtgagtacaggtgagggggaaatcgctgggtgagtacaggtgagggggaaatcgctgggaaagtacaggtgagggggaaatcgctgggtgagtacaggtgagggggaaatcgctgcgtgagtacaggtgagggggaaatcgctggggaagtacaggtgagggggaaatcgctgggtgagtacaggtgagggggaaatcgctgggtgagtacaggtgagggggaaatcgctgggtgagtacaggtgagggggaaatcgctgggtgagtacaggtgagggggaaatcgctggggaagtacaggtgagggggaaatcgctgggtgagtacaggtgagggggaaatcgctgggaaagtacaggtgagggggaaatcgctgggtgagtacaggtgagggggaaatcgctgggtgagtacaggtgagggggaaatcgctgggtgagtacaggtgagggggaaatcgctgggaaagtacaggtgagggggaaatcgctgggaaagtacaggtgagggggaaatcgctgggtgagtacaggtgagggggaaatcgctgggacagtacaggtgagggggaaatcgctgggaaagtacaggtgagggggaaatcgctgggtgagtacaggtgggggggaaatcgctgggtgcgtacaggtgagggggaaatcgctgggaaagtacaggtgagggggaaatcgctgggtgagtacaggtgagggggaaatcgctgggtgagtacaggtgatggggaaatcgctgggtgaggacaggtgagggggaaatcgctgggtgagtacaggtgagggggaaatcgctgggtgagtacaggtgagggggaaatcgctgggtgagtacaggtgagggggacatcgctgggtgagtacaggtgagggggacatCGCTGGggaagtacaggtgagggggaaatcactgggtgagtacaggtgagggggaaatcgctgggtgagtacaggtgactgggaaatcgctgggtgagtacaggtgagggggaaatcgctggggaagtacaggtgagggggaaatcactgggtgagtacaggtgagggggaaatcgctgggtgagtacaggtgagggggaaatcgctgggtgagtacaggtgaggggaaatcgctgggtgagtacaggtgagggggaaatcgctgggtgagtacaggtgagggggaaatcgctgggtgagtacaggtgaggggcaaatcgctgggtgagtacaggtgagggggaaatcgctgggtgagtacaggtgagggggaaatcgctggggaagtacaggtgagggggaaatcgctgggcgagtacaggtgagggggaaatcgctgggggagtacaggtgagggggaaatcgctgggaaagtacaggtgagggggaaatcgctgggaaagtacaggtgagggggaattcgctgggtgagtacaggtgagggggaaatcgctgggtgagtacaggtgagggggaaatcgctgggaaagtacaggtgagggggaaatcgctgggtgagtacaggtgagggggaaatcgctgggtgagtacaggtgagggggaaatcgctgggtgagtacaggtgcgGGGGAAATCGCTGGGGAAGTAcatgtgagggggaaatcgctgggtgagtacaggtgagggggaaatcgctgggtgagtacaggtgagggggaaatcgctgggaaagtacaggtgagggggaaatcgctgggtgagtacaggtgggggggaaatcgctgggtgagtacaggtgagggggaaatcgctgggtgagtacaggtgagggggaaatcgctgggtgagtacaggtgagggggaaatcgctgggtgagtacaggtgagggggaaatcgctgggtgagtacaggtgagggggaaatcgctgggaaagtacaggtgagggggaaatcgctgggtgagtacaggtgagggggaaatcgctgggtgagtacaggtgagggggaaatcgctgggtgagtacaggtgagggggaaatcgctgggacagtacaggtgagggggaaatcactgggtgagtacaggtgagggggaaatcgctgggtgagtacaggtgagggggaaatcgctgggtaagtacaggtgagggggaaatcgctgggtgagtacaggtgagggggaaatcgctgggtgagtacaggtgagggggaaatcgctgggaaagtacaggtgagggggaaatcgctgggaaagtacaggtgagggggaaatcgctgggaaagtacaggtgagggggaaatcgctgggtgagtacaggtgagggggaaatcgctgggtgagtacaggtgagggggaaatcgctgggtgagtacaggtgagggggaaatcgctggggaagtacaggtgagggggaaatcgctgggtgagtacaggtgagggggaaatcgctgggtgagtacaggtgagggggaaatcgctgggaaagtacaggtgagggggaaatcgctgggtgagcacaggtgagggggaaatcgctgggtgagtacaggtgagggggaaatcgctgggtgagtacaggtgagggggacatCGCTGGGGCAGGTGATTGGGGAGGTCCCAAGGTGGTGATGAAAGTGAGGCGGGCAGGAAAGTGAGGGGGGACatctctaataataatctttattgtcataagtaggcttacattaacactgcaatgaagttactgtgtaaaccccctcgtcgccacattccggggcctgttcgggtcgcagagggagaattcagaatgtccaattcaccaacagcacgtcttttggggcttgtgggaggaaaccggagcacccggaggaaacccacgcagacactgggagaatgtgcagactctgcacagacagtgaccaa
It contains:
- the LOC140411539 gene encoding alanine--tRNA ligase, mitochondrial-like: MQYNREADGDLRPLPQQSVDTGMGLERLVSVLQGKESNYDTDLFTPILDAIHRGSSAPQYRGLVGVMDADSVDMAYRVLADHIRTLTVCIADGLYPGMTGAQLVLRRILRRAVRFSVEVLRAPPGLLASLVPTVVEILGDAYPELQHDPRQVCVERESLPKLQRHAVSPPPNSSVTRSLPKLQRHA